GCATGCTGGTCGACGGCGGCGTCTACCGCGGCACGCGCATCATCGAACAGTCCTCCATCGATGCCATGACGACCGACCTCACCGCCGGACTGCCCATCCGATGCACGCCCGACCCCGGCGGCTTCCGCAACTACGGCCTGGGCGTCTGGGTGCAGACGCGGGCCGACGCCTCCCGGAGGATCGAGAGCCCGGGCGCCTTCGCGTATACGCCCTGGCTCGAACTCGATCAATCCGGCACACCCCTGCTCGGCGGCGTCTTCATGATCGAAGACGCATTCTCCTCGCTGAGCGATCCCATCGACGAGTTGCAGGACGCAGCCCTCGACGCCAGGCTCGCATGCACGCCGTGCCCGGCAGACCTGGACAACGACGGCACGCTCACGCTCTTCGACTTCCTGGCATTCCAATCGGCTTGGGCCGCGGGCGAGCCGGCCGGAGACTTCGATCGCAGCGGCATGCTCGACCTGTTCGATTTCCTCGCGTTCTCGAACGCCTTCGACGACGGCTGCCCCTAGCCGTTGTTCGACGACCGCCGACGCGTGCGCGGGCCATGGCCGCCAGCCGCGAGCTGCGCGGCGGTAAAGCTCCGCCCCGTGGTGCGCTTGTCCCATGTGTGCGCGGGTCCCTTGAATGACTCGTAGCTCATCCACAGGTCGAGCCAGTAGCTGCGAAACGCGTTGCCGTCCAGGCCCACGCCAAATCGCTCATAGTGCTCGTTCACGAGCCTCAGGACGCGGCGATCATCACCCTCGAACCCGAGCACGTTGCGGCCGTGGCGAACGCTCTCGGTATCCAGCGGCAGGAACCCGTAGCGGCCCAGCAACTGCATGATGTTGTGGGCCGCGTAAGGACCGACGCCCGGAAGATCAAGCAGGAAGCGCCGCACCTCATCATCGGGCGTGTTGGGATCTTCCAGCCACGCCTGCGGCACCTCGCCCCGGTTGAAGAGCCGGGCAAGGTCGACGATGCGCTGGTCGCGGTAGCCCACCCCGCACCTCGAACGAAGCCAGGAAGGCGACTTGCGCGCCAACTGATCGGCCGTGGGGAATGCATGCACGCCGCTGGGCGCGGCCTTGCCCACCCGAGCGCACAGGGCGGCGTTCATGTCGATGGTGCCCGTCCACCGCACGTTGCAACTGGTCACCGTCTTGATCACGTCTTCGAACAGCGAGCCCGAACGCATCAGCCGACCCCGGCCGCTGAAGCGCCAGCGATCGTCGATGGCGTGAAACGCGGCGATGTCGTCGGCCGACTCGTCCAGCCGCAGCATCCGCGTGATCATTGCACGGGCCTGGGCACACTCGCTCCGCGAAAGGGAACGGTCGGCCGTGGCGGTCAGCGGCATGCCCACGCGCTGTTGCCGAAGCACGAACCTTGCGGGCCCATGCTCGAGCATGTACGCCGCCGAGTAAGTCGAACTCGCAGGGACCCACTCGTACGGATCGAGCAGAAAGTAGCCGTACGAGCACGCGTCGCGCGGTAGATCGAAGTCGGCAGGCACCGCCAGGCGGAGCCGGGTCACGCGCGATGATGGCTGCGAGACCGGCACCGGCTAGACCGCCAGCAATCGATCGAACGGCACCGCGAAGGATGCAATATTCACGCACAGACGGTCGGCGGCGCGCGAGAACATCGGGTAGTGCTCGTCGAGCCGAGACTCGAGCTCGTCCAGCGTCATGGGCAAATCGCCCTTGATCTTCTTGAGCACCGACACGTGCCGCGTGATGCCAGGGCGGTCGAACTCGAAGTGGTACTGGAATCCGTACGTACGGATGCCGGCCTTGAAGCACTCCACGGGCGTGGTGCCGCTCTTGGCGAGCACCGTGGCGCCGGGGGGCGCCTGGGCCACGTGGTGCTCGTGGCTCTGGAACATCGCCACCTTCCAGGGCACGCCGGCCAGCATCGTCTCGGTCTGCCCGGCCACGGTCAGTTCCACGGGCTCGAAGCCAAGGGACATCTGCGGCAGCTTCTCGACCTCGCCTCCCAGCGCTCGCGCGATGAGTTGGTGGCCCATGCACAGCCCGATGACGGGCATCTGCGCCTCGTGGGCGGTCCGGATCAGGTCCAGCGTGCGCAGGATCCACGGCTCGTCGCTCAATGGCGAGCCCGGGCTTCCCAGCACGATGAGGCCCTGGGCGTTGTCCATATCGCCGGGCACCGCGGCCTCGCCATCGCGGTCGATGCGGCGGTAATCGAGCTTGAAGCCGTGGTCGCGCAGGGTGACCCCCAGGCGACCGGGGCCGAGGTGCTGTCCATCCTGAAGAACGATGATCGTGGCCATGGGAGCCGATGTTAGCGTGTGGGGGCCGTGTCCGCCCGGATCCATCCCCGGGCTCTAACCTGTGATGGGCCCAGCCCCAAGGCTCGACGCCCGACCCCGGCCCAGGAGAACGACGTGAAGAAGACAAGCCCCCGACTTATCCGGACGCTGCAAGCCACCTGCCTGGCGGTCACCCTGGCCGCCGGAGCGAGCACCGCCGCGGCCCAGAATGGCGCCCCCGCCACCACGGCCGACGCCCAGGAGCAGGTCGCCCCGGCCGACATCCGCCAATCCACCGTGAAGATCTTCACCACCAGCCGCGGCCCCGATCTGACCCGCCCCTGGACACGCCAGCAGCCCACCGACTCCACCGGCTCGGGCCTGGTCATCGAGGGCGGTCGCATCCTCACCAACGCCCACGTGGTCGAGTACGGCCAGCAGATCTTCGTGCAGCCCTACCTGACGAGCCAGCGACTGGCCGCCCGCGTCGTGGCGCGGAACACCGGCATCGACCTGGCCCTGCTCGAACTCGAAGACCAGGACGCGATCGATGGCGTGCCCGAGGCGGTGCTCTCGGCCGACCTGCCCGATATCGGCGACAAGGCCAATGCACTCGGCTATCCGCTGGGCGGCGAAGAGCTCTCCATCACCGAAGGCATCGTGTCGCGCATCGAGTTCGTGGGCTACCAGGCCGGCACACTCGGCCTGCGCATCCAAGTCGATGCCGCGCTCAACCCTGGCAATTCGGGCGGGCCCGTCACCGTCGACGGCAAGGTCATCGGCCTGACGTTCAGCGGCATCTCGCAGGCCGACAACATCGGCTACATCATTCCCAACGAGGAAATCCGCCTGTTCCTGGACGACATCGAGGACGGCGAGATCGACGGCCGCCCGTTCCTGCGCGAGACCTTCGACGGCACCCGCAACCCGGGCGTGCGGGCCAAGCTGGGCCTGTCGCCACAGCTCGAGGGCATGGTCGTCGCCGGTGCCGTCGAGGGCAACCCGCTCCAGTCGTGGGACGTGGTGACGAGCATCGCCGGCCGCAGCATCGACAGCCAGGGGCTGGTCAGCGTGACCGACGACCTGCGTCTTTACTTCGAGTACTTCGTGCACCACGGCCTCAACGACGACGACACCGTGACGCTGGGCGTACTCCGCGATGGCGAGCAGATCGAGGTCCGCTCGCCCGTCGTGCGCGGCGATGACGACTTCTACGAACCGCTGGACAACACCTATCCCAGCTACATGGTTTTCGGTCCGCTCGTGTTCACGCCGGTCTACCAGGCGCACGTCTACGGGCTTGATCTCGATCGCATGGCCGCCCGTCGCAGCCCGATCGTGAAGCGCGCCTTCACGGGCAAGGACCCCGACGCCGAGATCCAGGAATTCGTCATCCTCGCCGGCGGCCTGCTCAACCATCGCGTCAACGTGGCCTACGAAGTGCCACCCTTCTCGACGCTCAAGAGCATCAACGGCACGGCCATCACGAGCCTGGCCCACTGCGTCAAGACGCTCAAGGAACTGGCCAGTTCCTCGGAAGAGTTCATCATCTTCGAGTTCCATGACCGGGGAGCCGACCGCCTCGTCTACAAGCGCACGGACATCCTCGCGTCCATTGAAGACGTGCTTAACGAGAACGGCATCCGCCGACCGATCTCGAGCGATTTGGAAGATCTCTGGCCCGATCTGGGCGAATAACCAGCCTCACGCATACAACGCGACGGTGGCGTCGTGCGGGCCCAGGTAGTCCTGGCGGAACAGCATCCGCCCGCTGGCCCGCTGCGCCCACTTGAAGACGTGGAAGCTGCTGAAGCGGTTGGCCGGCCCGGTCGACTCTCGCCGCTTTCGCCCCGCAGAACTCAGGAAGTTGAACGCCAGCACCGCGCCCTCGCGCCGATGCAGGGCGTCCCACGCGCGGTCGAGCACCAGCAGGGCCGTGCGCTCGTCGAGCGTGTTGAGCGAGCCGCTGAAGACGACCTGGCTCACGCCGTGTTCGCGAACGAGTCGCTCGAACAGCCCCGCATCGCGCACGAAATCGGCGATCTCCCACGCGCTGCCCGGGAAGCGGGCCCGGGCTGGTTCGACCAGTTCGCTGATGCCCTCGACGCCGACGTAGGTCCTGGGCGTCTGATTGGCCGCTTGCAGGAACTCGAGCAGATCACCCCGCCCGGCGCCCATGTCGGCAAGCACAGCGCCCTTGGGCCGGCAGACCTCGGCCAACACCTTGAACCGCGTGACCTGATACTCCTGGCTGCGCCAGAGCAACGCCTCGAAGCCCGGGCCGTGAGCGCGCACCGCTTCGCGGTACGGCTCGAGATACCGCGGGTCGGGCTGGTCTGTGTTGGATGGCATGGGGTGCGGTTGGGTCAGCCGAAGCGGACCATGCGGGCAAACTGCTCGAATCGCTCGTCCAGTTCGCTGGTCTTCAGGCTCGCCAGGCGATCGAGGCTGAACGACTCGATGTTAAAACTCGCCACGATCGTCCCGTGCGCCACGGCACGGTGGATGGCCTCGAACGAGGTCGGGTCGGTGCCCGCATCGCCTTCGCGCGAGAGTGAGCCCATCATGCCGCCTGCAAAGCTGTCGCCGGCGCCCGTGGGGTCAACCACCTCTTCGGTCGGGTAGGCCGGCAGGGCGGCGATGCCGTCCCGATGCACGATGATGCAGCCGTGCTCGCCCTTCTTCACCACGACGAACTTGGGCCCCATCTCGATGATCTGCCGGGCCGCGGCCACGGTGTTGCGCTTGCCGGTAAACTGCTCGGCCTCTTCGAAGTTCAGCACCAGCCCGTCGATCTTCTCGCACAACTGGCTCAGCTCGGTCTTGGCGGTATCGATCCACAGGTCCATCGTGTCGGCGACGGCCAGCTTGCGATCATTCAACTGCTCGAGCAGGCCGAGCTGCACCGACGGGTGCGTGTTGGCCAGGAACACGTACTTGCTGTCGCGGAACGAGTCCGGCACGGCCGGCGGCTCTTCGGCCAGCACGCCCAGATCGGTGTACAGCGTCTCGCGCTGGTCCATGTTCTCCAGGTACTTGCCGCCCCAGCGGAAGGTCTTGGAGCCCTTGCGAACCTCCAGCCCGCTGTGATCGACGCCCTGGAAGTGCTCCATCGTCTTGCGGAGTTCGTCGGGGAAGTCTTCGCCCACCGCCGCCACGACCCGGACGGGCTGGCAATAGAAGGAGGCGGCCGCCGCAAAATACGTACACGAACCGCCCAGCACGTTCTCCCGATGGCCGTGATCAGGGGTGTAGACGGTGTCGATTCCAACGGTTCCGGTGACAATCAGAGGCATGGGATCAGCATAGGGCCAGCCCTTGGGGAAACAACCCCCCTCGCATGGAGCGTGGGAAACTCCGACGCGCACGTCCAGCCCGCTACGCTCGCCCTCCATGGCCAACCCCACCTCGCCCGCAACCCCGAACGCCAATCCCGCCGCCGGCGTGGGCTTCGGGCTGCTGGCCTACATCTGGTGGGGCAGCGTAGTGCCGATCTACATCAACACGCTCACCCGCGGCGACTGGGCGACGCCCGCGATCGAACTGATCGCACAACGCGTGCTCTTCGGCATACCGGTGTTGATCGCGCTGCTGGCGGTCATGGGCCGGCTGGGCGAACTCAAGGCTGCTCTCACCGAGCCCAAACGCCTGCGCGTCCTTGTCATGAGCGCGGGGCTAATTGCTTGCAACTGGTTCGCGTTCATCTACGCCGTCTCGACCAAGCGGCTCATCGACGCCAGCCTTGGGTACTACATCACCCCCCTGGTCTCCATTGCCCTGGGCATCCTGCTGCTGGGCGAACGCCCGCGCAAGCCACAGATCATCGCAATCGCCCTCGCGCTCGTGGCCGTGGTCATCCTCACGATCGATCGCGGCGGACTGCCCTGGATCGCCGTCACGCTGGCATTGAGCTTCGGCTTCTATGGCCTGGTCCGCAAGCGTGCCCAGACCAAGCCCGCGCCCGGCCTGTGCGTCGAGATGATCATCATGCTGCCCGCGGCAATCGGCCTCTACGCCTGGCTGTTCCGCTCGGGCGACGCCCAGATTACCCAAGGACCACCCATGCGCACGCTGCTCATGGCTCTGGGTGGCGTCATGGTCACGGTGCCACTGGTCGCCTTTGCCGCCGCCGCACATCGCCTGCGCCTGGCCACGCTTGGCATGCTGCAATACCTGGCCCCAACGGGACAATTCGTTCTGGCCATCATCTTCGGGCAGCAACTCGACGCCATCACGCTCGCCGCCTTCGGGCTGATCTGGACGGCATTGGCCCTATACAGCGCCGACGCGTGGCGAGCAGGCCGCAAGACTCGCCGAAGAACCAGTGCGTGACTACCGAGACCCGCTCTGCGAACTCGGGCGCACAAAGCTCTGGTAGGCCGCATCCATCGCACGCCGATAGATCCAGGCCTTCTCGAAGACCCGTGGCTCACGCCGGGCTTCTGCCAGGCTCTGCTCAAGCCGCTCGACGATCCGTGGCTCGAGTTCGTCTCGACCGAGCAACAGCATCGACTCGATCGTCACCTCGTAGATCGCAGCGCACGCCGCATGCTGGCCGGCATTAAACAGCGGCACGCCCTGCTCGACGGCCAGTTCATACAACCGCGCTGCACCAGCACGAAACGTGCCGGGCGTGGTTCGATCATCGCCCGATGAGGACGGTAGCAAAACCGCATCGATCAGGTGAACCACGCCATTGCCCGCCTGGATGTCGCTGGCGATGATCGAAGCCCCGTTGACTTGGAGCGTTCCCCGATCGGTTCCAAAGCGGATGACCTCACCCGTCAGTGCCTGCGTCTTGGTGACGCCGAGCAGTTCGCGGGCCTCCAGCCTGCCGGGCACCACGTGCAACGCCAGGATGCTCACCAGTTGTTGTCGATTGGCCGGCTCGAGCAACGCGCCCAGCGCACCATCGGGCAACGCAGCAAACGCGTCGTTCACGGGCGCGAAGACCGTCCATGGCCCATTCTCCGGGCCCAGCTGGTCGGCCAGGCCGGCGGCCTTTATCGCGGCCACCAGCGTGCTGAGCTCGTCGGTCTCTGACGCGATCGCAGTGATCGACCGGAGTTCGGGCATGAGTACGGCATCAACGACGTGCACCACGCCGCCATCGAACGCGACGTCGGTTGCCACGATCGATGCCGTGCCCACCGTCGCACCCCCATCGCTCCCGACCCGCACGCTCTGACCGTTCAGCGTCTCCAGCGACCGGCGGGAAAGAACCTCGGAAGACGATTTCGCACCCGCCACCACGTGGTACGCGAGGATCGATCGAAGCGTCTGCCGGGCCTCGGGTCGCAGCAGTGCGTCGACCTGTTCCTTCGGCAGCGCCGCGAATGCATCGTTCGTTGGTGCGAAGATCGTCACGGGCTCGTCGGGCAGCGTCATCTCGGCCGCCTCGACGAGACGCAACAGCGTCGTGAGTCCGGCTTCGGTCGCGACGGTGGCAAGTTCACCACCGCTGGTCTTCGGGGAAGCGGCGCCCTGCGATCCGTAGGCACGGATCGATCGCACATCGAGCTGGAATGGACCGGGCTGCTTGTCGGAGAGCGACACGCCGATCGATTCGATGTTTGTCGGTATGATCTCGGGCGCGCCCGACACGAGCCGGCCAAACGAATACAACCGGAATCCTTCGAACGGCAGGCGAACGGTCTCCCACGTCCCCTCGGTGGTCTTGAAGTCCTGCTGGTAAGCACCGGCCATCATGCGCACGTTCGAGAGACGCACGTCGAACTTGTACGTCCGCCCGTCGCCACGAACCTCGACCTCGATGCCCTGTGCTCCCTCGAAGTCGGCGCCATCGACCGCGGTCCGAACCTGGCTGAACCCACCGTTGTTCTCCAGGCTCAGGTCGCCGCTGAAGCGCATCACGCCCGACTGCGGCGAAGACACCCGACCGGTGGACAGCCCACCCATCACGCCGTCCACGACGGTGCGCCACCCGTCCACACCGCGCTCGAACTCCATCGAGAAGTCCTGGGCCAGCGTCGTGTCCGAAGAAATCGTCAGGCCGGCCGCGACGATCCCCGCAATCAGCTTCGTCCGCATGTCATATCACTCCCACTCTTGGTTTTGGCCATATCCCCCGCAAAGGAGTTGGCAGGACTCTCAAGTGTGAGCGAACAAATGACCGGCATTCCGGCAAGGCTGCCGAAGCACGGGACAATGGGCGAGATATAGGGGAAGATGCGTACGCAGCATGAAGCCGCGTGACCGAAATGGCCATGCCCCGAAACCAACGCGGCTGCGAAATGCAGCCGCTTCGGGCCGTCGTCTAGTACCCCCCACAGGACTCGAACCTGTAACCCGCTGATTAAGAGTCAGCTGCTCTACCGATTGAGCTAGGGAGGCGTGGGTAGCTCCATTGTACCCTGCCAATCGCCTCAGGCAGGCCTCACTGGATTATCTGGATCGGCATTTTCCCGCAGAATTGCGCCTTCCCTGCAACGATGACGCTCAAAAGCTAGTAAGGCTTTACTAGACTAGCCCGCCCATGGTGGACAACGGAGGTGGCATCATGATCCGCACGATGAACTGGCGAAAGAGCATGGCGGCCGCGGCCGCACTCGTGCCCCTGGCGATGATGGGCGGCTGCAACAACGGCGTGCAAGGCGCCTTCTCGGGCGCGGCCCTGGGCAGCCTGGCGGGCCTGGGCATTGGCTCGGTCACCGGAGACCGCAGCGACGCCGTCACCATGGGCGCCATCCTGGGTGGCGTGGGCGGCGCCATCATCGGCGACCAGAACGCCCGGGCCTCGGCCTACAGCACGCGCAGCGCCCATACCTCGATGGCATACCCAAGCCAGCCTGTGTACGTCGATCGGCCCGTGTACGTCGAACGCTCCGTGTACGTGCAATCACCACCCGCGGTGTACAAGAGCTGGGGCGGCCGGGGGCACTACCCCCACCAGCGGCACTACTACCGCCATCACGCGCCGCGGCACTACCACGGGCATTACGACTACTGCCGCTGAGCGTCAGTCGGTCTTCATCGCCTCGGCAATGCGTCGCAGCGTGTCGGCCCACAGCCCCGCTTCGGCCCGAAGGTCTTCTTCGAGCAGATCGGCAACGGTCACGAGGTCGTCATTCCCAACGGCTCGCTTGAGATCGTCCAGTTGACGGGCGAGCGCGTCGGTACGCTCTTCCAGGGCGCCCTCGGCCGCGTATCCCGAAAGCGGCCTTCCCACCGCGGCCCCGCCCTGAACAACGGCTTGGCGGACGGCCTGCCATGTGCTGAGCAGTTGAGCCAGGGCGCCCATGGCTTCGCTCATTTCGCCGCGGTGGATCATCTCGGCGCACGCGGCGTGCTCGTCCTTCGCGCTCTCCATGGCGTCGGCCGCGTCGAACAGCGTGACCCGGACCAGCGAGGCGGGATCGGTCGACGTCATCTCCAGCACCTGCGCCTCGAGCGGCTCGTCGCTTGGCTCACCCAACTGCTCGCCTTCGACGGGCTGGCCGTCGACCATCACCTCGATGACGATCCGGCCCTGGTCCCGGGCCGCAGCCGCGCCCGCCTCCAACGCCGCCGCCAGCGTGGGACGATCGATCGCCAGGTCTTGACCGTCGAGGGTGGCCTTCATCGGGTAGATTCCTCCGTGCTCATGGCAGGTGCAGATCGGCCACGACGGGCGCGTGGTCGGAGATGCCATCGGCTGCTTCGCGGTCGATCCAGCAGTCCTTCATCGCTTTTTTCGCTGCCGGGTTGGCCAGCAGATAGTCGATCCGCCACCCACGATCGAGCGTGCGGGCCTGTCCGCGATTGCTCCACCAGCTGTAGGGCCCGTGCACGTCGCCGTGCTTCTCGCGGATGACGTCGTGCCAGCCTGCGTCGAAGAGCCCCCCCACCCACTCGCGCTCGTGGGGCAGGAAACCGCTTGTCTTCTGGTTGCTCCGCCAGTGGAAGATGTCCCGCTCGGTATGCGCGACGTTGAAGTCGCCACCGAGCAGCACCGGCGTGCGCTTCCGCCGCAGCGGCTGCACCCACTGGCTGAACTGGGGCATCCACTGCTCCTTGATCGCCTGCCGATGCTCGCCCGAAGAGCCCGATGGCAGGTACACGCTGGCCACCACCAGCCCTCCCACGTCCGCCGAGATCAGGCGGCCCTCCTCGTCTTCCTCGCAGGCGCCGTTGCACAGGCCGAACTTCACCCGCCTGGGCTTGGTCTTGCTCAGCAGGGCCGTACCCGAGTAGCCCTTGCGGGCGGCGGGATTCCACACGATGTGGTACTTGCCGGCATGGATCAGCGGCTCGGGCGCCTGCTCGCGCAAGGCCCGGACCTCCTGCAACAACACGACGTCGGCGTCGATCTCGTCCAGGCGATCACCCAGGCCCTTTTTCCAGGCCGACCGAATGCCGTTGATGTTCCACGTCGCAACTCGCATCGACCAGTGTAAACGCCGCAACGGGCGGGGCAAACGAATCGTCAGCTCGGCACCCATCGCTCGAACGGGCGATCACCGGGAATGCGCAGCGGATGCAGCGGGTCTCCCCCGCGCGACGCGCCCAGGCACCACAGCTCTCGACCGGCCAGCAGGCCCAGCACCGCGGAGGGCCGATCACGACGCCAACGCGCAACCGACGCGCCCCAGCCCACGATCACGCGGTCGGCCGACTCGATCGCGCGAGCCACGTGCATCGTGTTCTGGGGCCCTTCGGGGTCTTCCGCCCGCGCCAGGTCGGCCGGTCTGGTGGCGCGATATCCGTAGAGATTCACGACCACCACGCGCGCCACAGATTCGCACGCCGACGCGCTGAAGGCGCGAACGCGGCGAATCGTCTGATCATCGGTCGTCGCATCGGCGGTGCTGGGGTTCAGCATGACCCACGCCACCGTCGCCGATGCATGAGGATCGAGGATGCGTTCGAGCCGGTAGCGAAAGCGTCCGCACCGGGAAAACACGGCCGACATGCTGGAGGCTAGGCCGAATCGGGCCCATCGAGCCCAAGGGCCTTCATCTTCTTATACAACGTCGTACGGTTGATGGCCAGATCGTCGGCCGTGGCCTGGCGGTTCCAGTCGTTGGCCTTGAGCGCCTTGCGGATGATGCGCTTCTCAGGCTCTCGCAGCGCATCGGCCAAGGGCGTGGGCACCCACGGCGATTCCTGCTCGACCTGGCTGCTTGGACCGGTCGCGGGCGTCAGCGGCCCGGTGGCGTTCTCGATGACCTGCTGGGGCAGATCGTGCAGGCCGATCGTGGGCGTCCGGGTCAACACGGCAGCGCGCTCGACGATGTTCTGCAACTCGCGAACGTTGCCCGGATAGGTGTACCGGCGCAGCGCGTCGATCGCCTCGTCGCTGAAACCAAGCAGCGTCTTGCCAAGTTCTTCGGCGTGCTGCTTCAGGAAGTGCTCGGCCAGCATCGGCACGTCGTTCACGCGATCGCGCAACGGCGGAATCTCGATCTTCACCACGTTGATGCGGTAGTAAAGGTCCTGGCGGAACTTGCCCTCGGCCACCAGGGCCTCGAGATTCTGGTTGCTGGCCAGAACGACGCGCGTATCGACCTCGATGGTCTCGTTGCTGCCCACCGGTTCGAAGCGCCGCTCCTGCAGCACGCGCAGAAGCTTGAGCTGCATGCCCGGGCTGGCACTGTTGATCTCATCAAGGAAAAGCGTGCCGCCGTCGGCCGCGAGGAATCGCCCCGCCTTGTCCGCGTGCGCACCCGTAAACGCGCCCTTGACGTGGCCGAAGAGTTCGCTCTCCAGCAGCGTCTCAGGGATCGAGCCGCACGAGATCTCGACGAATGGCTCGTTCCGCCGCGGGCTGTTCTGGTGGATCGCCCGCGCAATCAGGCTCTTGCCCACGCCGCTCTCGCCGGTCATGAGCACCGTCGTCCGGCTCGGCGCGACGGCCTCGATCAACTCGAAGATCCGCTGCACGCGATGGTCGCGCCCGACGATGCCCTCGAGCCCGTATCGCCCTGCGAGTTGCTGCTTCAGCCGGCGGTTCTCGCTGAGCAGCTTGTGCTGGCCCAGCGCGCGCTCGAGCGATACACGCAGCTCGCTGTCGACCACGGGCTTGGTCAGGTAGTCGCTCGCGCCCAGCCGAAGCGCCTCGACGGCCGACTCGATCGTGCCATAGCCGGTGAGCATGATGACCGCCGCGTCGTGCTCCTTCTGGATGTGCGCGAGCAGGTCCATGCCGCCCATGCCGGGCATCGAGACGTCGCAGATGGCAAGGTCGAACGGGTGCGGCACGCGGCTTGGACCGTCGGTGTGCTGCTCGGCTTTGGCCAGCGCTTCCATGGCTTCGGCCGCATCGAAGGCCGTCGCCGCTTCGTAACCCTCGCGCGTGAGGAACTCGGCCAGACTCTCGGCGATGATCGGATCATCGTCGATCACCAGCACCTTGTGCGTGCCAGTAGACTTTTTGCCAGGGGCTGGAGCGGCTTCGGTGGGCATCGAACTCACCCGATGCTCTGGGCGCCGCGGTCCTGCGGCACGGGGTAGCGGGCTCGCAGCACGGCCCCGCCCCCGCGGCTGGGCGTCAGTTCCAGCGTGCCGCCCATGTCTCTGGCAACCTCGGCGCTGATGGCAAGCCCCAGGCCGAAGCCCTTCTCTTTGCTCGTCACCCCGGGCTCGAAGAGTCGGCTGGAGGCGACCGAGAGATCCAGACCCGGACCGCTGTCGCGGATCTCGAGCACCACCTGGGTTCCGTCGCCCTCGTCTTCTTCCAGTCGCAGCGACAGCGTGACCTTGCCAGGCTTACCCGACCGCTCCACGGCTTCGATGGCGTTGCGCAACCCATTGAGGATCAAGGGGTAGATCGGCCCCGCCGCGACCCTTTCCACCCCGGGTTCCAGACGCCCCTCCAGCTTTGCCAAGGCCTCGGCCGCAGCCGGCCCGACCACCGCCAGCGCGTGCTCGGCCGCCTCAGCCAGAGAAATGGGCGCTCCACGAGCGATCGTGGGCGAGCCAGGCCCGCCAGGGGCCCCACTTAGCGTGGCGTGGAGGATGTCGCACATCCGCTCCATCGCCTGGTAGGCCGTGTTCACGTGCTGGCGAACGCCATCCAGTTCTTGCACGGCCGACGCGCTCAACTCCGCGTCAAGCGACTGCCGCGCCAG
This portion of the Phycisphaerales bacterium genome encodes:
- a CDS encoding type 1 glutamine amidotransferase, which gives rise to MATIIVLQDGQHLGPGRLGVTLRDHGFKLDYRRIDRDGEAAVPGDMDNAQGLIVLGSPGSPLSDEPWILRTLDLIRTAHEAQMPVIGLCMGHQLIARALGGEVEKLPQMSLGFEPVELTVAGQTETMLAGVPWKVAMFQSHEHHVAQAPPGATVLAKSGTTPVECFKAGIRTYGFQYHFEFDRPGITRHVSVLKKIKGDLPMTLDELESRLDEHYPMFSRAADRLCVNIASFAVPFDRLLAV
- a CDS encoding trypsin-like peptidase domain-containing protein; translated protein: MKKTSPRLIRTLQATCLAVTLAAGASTAAAQNGAPATTADAQEQVAPADIRQSTVKIFTTSRGPDLTRPWTRQQPTDSTGSGLVIEGGRILTNAHVVEYGQQIFVQPYLTSQRLAARVVARNTGIDLALLELEDQDAIDGVPEAVLSADLPDIGDKANALGYPLGGEELSITEGIVSRIEFVGYQAGTLGLRIQVDAALNPGNSGGPVTVDGKVIGLTFSGISQADNIGYIIPNEEIRLFLDDIEDGEIDGRPFLRETFDGTRNPGVRAKLGLSPQLEGMVVAGAVEGNPLQSWDVVTSIAGRSIDSQGLVSVTDDLRLYFEYFVHHGLNDDDTVTLGVLRDGEQIEVRSPVVRGDDDFYEPLDNTYPSYMVFGPLVFTPVYQAHVYGLDLDRMAARRSPIVKRAFTGKDPDAEIQEFVILAGGLLNHRVNVAYEVPPFSTLKSINGTAITSLAHCVKTLKELASSSEEFIIFEFHDRGADRLVYKRTDILASIEDVLNENGIRRPISSDLEDLWPDLGE
- a CDS encoding PfkB family carbohydrate kinase; this translates as MPLIVTGTVGIDTVYTPDHGHRENVLGGSCTYFAAAASFYCQPVRVVAAVGEDFPDELRKTMEHFQGVDHSGLEVRKGSKTFRWGGKYLENMDQRETLYTDLGVLAEEPPAVPDSFRDSKYVFLANTHPSVQLGLLEQLNDRKLAVADTMDLWIDTAKTELSQLCEKIDGLVLNFEEAEQFTGKRNTVAAARQIIEMGPKFVVVKKGEHGCIIVHRDGIAALPAYPTEEVVDPTGAGDSFAGGMMGSLSREGDAGTDPTSFEAIHRAVAHGTIVASFNIESFSLDRLASLKTSELDERFEQFARMVRFG
- the rarD gene encoding EamA family transporter RarD; the protein is MANPTSPATPNANPAAGVGFGLLAYIWWGSVVPIYINTLTRGDWATPAIELIAQRVLFGIPVLIALLAVMGRLGELKAALTEPKRLRVLVMSAGLIACNWFAFIYAVSTKRLIDASLGYYITPLVSIALGILLLGERPRKPQIIAIALALVAVVILTIDRGGLPWIAVTLALSFGFYGLVRKRAQTKPAPGLCVEMIIMLPAAIGLYAWLFRSGDAQITQGPPMRTLLMALGGVMVTVPLVAFAAAAHRLRLATLGMLQYLAPTGQFVLAIIFGQQLDAITLAAFGLIWTALALYSADAWRAGRKTRRRTSA
- a CDS encoding CIA30 family protein — protein: MRTKLIAGIVAAGLTISSDTTLAQDFSMEFERGVDGWRTVVDGVMGGLSTGRVSSPQSGVMRFSGDLSLENNGGFSQVRTAVDGADFEGAQGIEVEVRGDGRTYKFDVRLSNVRMMAGAYQQDFKTTEGTWETVRLPFEGFRLYSFGRLVSGAPEIIPTNIESIGVSLSDKQPGPFQLDVRSIRAYGSQGAASPKTSGGELATVATEAGLTTLLRLVEAAEMTLPDEPVTIFAPTNDAFAALPKEQVDALLRPEARQTLRSILAYHVVAGAKSSSEVLSRRSLETLNGQSVRVGSDGGATVGTASIVATDVAFDGGVVHVVDAVLMPELRSITAIASETDELSTLVAAIKAAGLADQLGPENGPWTVFAPVNDAFAALPDGALGALLEPANRQQLVSILALHVVPGRLEARELLGVTKTQALTGEVIRFGTDRGTLQVNGASIIASDIQAGNGVVHLIDAVLLPSSSGDDRTTPGTFRAGAARLYELAVEQGVPLFNAGQHAACAAIYEVTIESMLLLGRDELEPRIVERLEQSLAEARREPRVFEKAWIYRRAMDAAYQSFVRPSSQSGSR
- a CDS encoding glycine zipper domain-containing protein; this translates as MIRTMNWRKSMAAAAALVPLAMMGGCNNGVQGAFSGAALGSLAGLGIGSVTGDRSDAVTMGAILGGVGGAIIGDQNARASAYSTRSAHTSMAYPSQPVYVDRPVYVERSVYVQSPPAVYKSWGGRGHYPHQRHYYRHHAPRHYHGHYDYCR
- a CDS encoding exodeoxyribonuclease III, which translates into the protein MRVATWNINGIRSAWKKGLGDRLDEIDADVVLLQEVRALREQAPEPLIHAGKYHIVWNPAARKGYSGTALLSKTKPRRVKFGLCNGACEEDEEGRLISADVGGLVVASVYLPSGSSGEHRQAIKEQWMPQFSQWVQPLRRKRTPVLLGGDFNVAHTERDIFHWRSNQKTSGFLPHEREWVGGLFDAGWHDVIREKHGDVHGPYSWWSNRGQARTLDRGWRIDYLLANPAAKKAMKDCWIDREAADGISDHAPVVADLHLP